One genomic region from Uloborus diversus isolate 005 chromosome 2, Udiv.v.3.1, whole genome shotgun sequence encodes:
- the LOC129216408 gene encoding uncharacterized protein LOC129216408, which translates to MCNENKHQERDKLKTDVLKENDGQNAMNDTVLSNRTCSQNILLQTLYVRLRGNQEGKIVRCLIDSGSQRSYLSKRVAEEMQYDRLKEEKVIHNLFGGKEHIEKHYRHRVLVSSINKEYHCNFEVLDQEKICSKIPTLKLDPCAQELNKENIILTDQLIPKETESEDIDLLIGADVAGRYEVALPWAEDRLPLPTNKELALKRLETTTRKLCSQNLINRYDEVLKNWEDSGIIEEVKQCENIDSGHYLPHRPVIKESSSTPVRPVFDASARTKFSPSLNQCLEAGPNLIELIPSLLLRFRENKYGVVADIEKAFLQISIRPPDREYLKFFWWKNIDTKELKIFQHTKVVFGVNSSSFLLGSVLDYHFQNCMKDTEHDQKVVEKLKHSFYVDNVLSSLESEAELQNFIEESRNIMAQAKFNLRCWQYSNDKNPEVETNLLGLIWNRKTDTIKLSLTWIEDQHFDKITKRVILAVTHKVFDPVGFVSPVLLLPKLMLQDLWKSGISWDAEVDESMKEKFLHWFGDLCLLKEVSIPRWVQCHEKNKKSCSIHTFCDASGRAYAATVFLRIQTDTEVEVHLLASKSRVAPAKQITIPRLELIAATVGARLCTSVLESLQWQNVELTFWTDSTVVLSWIQKEEIWTVFVANRVHEIRKLTKPNSWKFVKGVENPADLPSRGCSAKQLLAMRWWEGPFWLKKNEDEWPQFNLVFNDEEISREKRRSAVINTQVNVESEDMFHRYSNYPRLIRFFGWIYRFYLNSKSKNSKQKANLSVQEMKNAKNAKKKKKKNPKSGVVTRPVQRVYSLEIIENDEGTLLRDKATTRKNQEPVVTRSGRIVKEPKRLGSTAD; encoded by the exons ATGTGCAACGAAAATAAACACCAAGAGCGCGATAAATTGAAAACAGACGTGCTGAAAGAGAATGACGGTCAAAATGCTATGAATGACACAGTGCTAAGTAACCGCACTTGTAGTCAGAACATTCTGTTGCAGACTTTATACGTCAGATTGCGAGGCAATCAGGAAGGGAAAATCGTGAGATGTCTTATTGATTCTGGCTCCCAACGGTCATATCTGAGTAAACGAGTCGCTGAAGAAATGCAGTACGATCGTCTTAAAGAAGAGAAAGTTATACATAATTTGTTTGGTGGTAAAGAACACATAGAAAAACATTACCGACACAGAGTATTAGTCAGTAGTATTAACAAAGAATATCACTGCAATTTTGAAGTACTTgaccaagaaaaaatatgttctaaaatacCAACTTTGAAGTTAGATCCATGTGCGCAagaattgaataaagaaaatataattttgacagaTCAATTGATTCCAAAAGAAACAGAATCTGAAGACATAGATTTATTAATTGGAGCTGATGTAGCAG GACGGTATGAAGTGGCATTACCGTGGGCCGAGGATCGTCTACCATTACCTACAAATAAAGAGTTAGCGCTTAAACGCCTGGAGACAACAACACGGAAACTTTgctctcaaaatttaattaatcgatatgatgaagttttaaaaaattgggaaGATTCAGGCATAATCGAGGAAGTGAAACAATGTGAAAATATTGATAGCGGACACTACTTGCCCCACAGACCAGTGATTAAAGAAAGCAGTTCTACTCCCGTACGGCCTGTGTTTGATGCGTCTGCAAGAACTAAGTTTTCGCCGTCACTGAATCAATGTTTAGAAGCTGGACccaatttaattgaattaatccCATCACTTTTGCTAAGATTCAGAGAGAATAAATACGGTGTCGTTGCAGACatagaaaaagcttttttacagATTAGCATTAGGCCACCAGATAGagaatatcttaaatttttctggTGGAAGAACATAGATACAAaggaactgaaaatatttcagcacaCCAAAGTTGTGTTCGGAGTAAATAGTAGTTCATTTTTATTGGGTTCAGTTTTAgattatcattttcaaaattgcatgaaAGATACAGAACACGATCAGAAAGTTGTAGAAAAACTGAAACATAGTTTTTACGTAGATAACGTTTTATCCAGCCTTGAAAGTGAAGCtgaacttcaaaatttcattgaagAATCTCGTAACATTATGGCACAAGCAAAATTTAACCTAAGATGTTGGCAATATTCGAACGATAAAAACCCTGAAGTCGAAACAAATCTTTTAGGACTGATTTGGAACCGAAAAACGGATACTATTAAATTGAGTTTGACTTGGATAGAAGACCAACATTTTGACAAAATCACTAAACGAGTAATTCTAGCTGTTACACACAAAGTGTTTGATCCAGTGGGTTTTGTGAGTCCAGTTCTCCTTCTACCTAAGCTGATGTTGCAAGACTTATGGAAATCTGGAATATCCTGGGATGCAGAAGTAGAcgaaagcatgaaagaaaaatttcttcattggtTTGGAGACCTCTGTCTGCTAAAAGAAGTCTCAATTCCACGATGGGTGCAGTGCCATGAAAAGAATAAGAAGTCTTGTAGCATCCACACGTTTTGTGATGCCAGCGGGCGTGCCTATGCTGCTACGGTATTTTTAAGAATCCAGACGGACACAGAGGTTGAGGTTCACTTATTAGCTTCGAAATCCAGAGTGGCTCCTGCCAAGCAGATAACTATACCTCGTCTTGAATTGATTGCTGCCACTGTTGGAGCAAGACTATGCACATCAGTTTTAGAAAGTTTGCAATGGCAGAATGTTGAACTTACATTTTGGACAGACTCGACTGTTGTCTTGTCTTGgatacaaaaagaagaaatatggaCAGTTTTCGTGGCTAACAGAGTACATGAAATCAGGAAGTTAACAAAGCCAAATTCATGGAAATTTGTGAAAGGAGTAGAGAATCCAGCCGACCTTCCTTCCAGGGGCTGCTCAGCTAAACAACTGCTGGCGATGAGATGGTGGGAGGGCCCGTTTTGGTTAAAGAAGAATGAAGACGAATGGCCACAATTTAATTTGGTTTTCAATGATGAAGAAATTTCTCGAGAAAAGCGAAGGAGTGCTGTGATAAATACCCAAGTCAATGTGGAAAGCGAAGATATGTTTCACAGATACTCAAATTATCCGAGACTCATTAGATTCTTTGGATGGATTTATAGGTTCTACTTGAATTCGAagtctaaaaattctaaacaaaaagcaAATCTAAGTGTACAGGAGATGAAAAATgcgaaaaatgcgaaaaaaaaaaaaaaaaaaaaccctaagtcCGGAGTTGTCACACGTCCTGTGCAACGTGTGTACAGTTTAGAAATAATAGAAAACGATGAAGGTACACTTTTGAGAGATAAAGCCACTACTCGGAAGAACCAGGAACCAGTGGTAACGCGAAGTGGACGAATAGTAAAAGAACCCAAGAGACTAGGCTCCACAGCAGATTGA